The following proteins come from a genomic window of Flavobacteriaceae bacterium MAR_2010_188:
- a CDS encoding Dolichyl-phosphate-mannose-protein mannosyltransferase, producing MVMKKHNLVLLGFILLKFILQYSLIDQSYELHRDEYLYIDQGNHLAWGYLSVPPLTSWTSVIIILLGKSVFWVKFFPALYGALTLVVVWKTVEFLKGNLFALVLASVCVLFSAILRINTLYQPNSFDILSWVFIYYTLIRYLEAYQKKWIIIAGISFGIAFLNKYNIAFLALGMFPAILLTSHRRIFLKKEFYVAASLALAIISPNLYWQNTNDFPVIHHLHELADTQLVNVDRFDFLKSQLVFFMGSLFVIFSGLFAILRFPSFKTYRLFFLSFIFTIAIFLLLRAKDYYAIGIYPIYIAFGAVYLQHIIHAKWRKILQPTLIAIPLLFSIPMFNIAFPNRSPQYIEDNNELYRNVGLLRWEDGIDHAIPQDFADMLGWKELARKVDSITSKLENKEQTLILCDNYGEAGAINFYSQSNLKAVSFNADYINWFDLKKKYINLIRIKELDESEDELEETLPYFESGFLVDSISNRYAREYRTNIYLFKNATVDIGKRIKKEIDESRF from the coding sequence ATGGTGATGAAAAAACACAATTTAGTTTTACTCGGTTTTATCCTTTTAAAATTCATACTGCAATATTCATTGATTGATCAATCATACGAATTACATAGAGATGAATATTTATATATAGACCAAGGTAATCATCTCGCATGGGGATACCTCTCGGTCCCGCCGCTGACTTCGTGGACCAGTGTCATTATAATTCTGCTGGGCAAATCTGTTTTCTGGGTAAAGTTTTTTCCAGCTCTATATGGAGCGTTAACCTTAGTGGTGGTCTGGAAAACCGTGGAATTTTTGAAGGGTAATCTTTTCGCTCTTGTCCTTGCTTCAGTCTGCGTCTTATTCTCAGCCATTTTAAGGATTAACACTCTTTACCAACCGAACTCGTTCGATATATTAAGTTGGGTATTTATCTATTATACTCTCATTAGGTATCTTGAAGCATATCAAAAAAAATGGATCATCATTGCTGGGATTTCTTTCGGTATTGCATTTTTAAATAAATATAATATTGCATTTCTCGCACTAGGAATGTTTCCCGCAATACTCTTAACGTCTCACCGAAGGATATTTCTCAAAAAAGAATTTTATGTTGCCGCTTCCTTGGCATTAGCGATTATTTCACCTAATCTCTATTGGCAGAATACAAATGATTTCCCGGTTATTCATCATTTACATGAACTGGCCGATACCCAATTGGTCAACGTTGATCGATTCGATTTTCTAAAATCCCAGTTGGTGTTTTTCATGGGTTCATTATTTGTTATATTCTCTGGACTTTTTGCAATTTTAAGATTTCCATCGTTCAAAACTTACCGATTATTCTTTTTGTCATTTATTTTTACCATTGCGATATTTTTGCTCTTAAGGGCCAAGGATTATTATGCGATAGGGATTTATCCTATATATATTGCCTTTGGAGCTGTCTATTTGCAACATATAATCCATGCAAAATGGCGCAAAATTCTTCAACCCACATTAATCGCTATTCCGCTCTTATTTTCCATTCCAATGTTTAATATTGCTTTTCCCAACAGAAGTCCTCAATATATTGAAGATAATAATGAGCTTTATAGAAATGTTGGTTTGCTAAGATGGGAAGATGGAATTGATCATGCTATCCCACAGGATTTTGCTGATATGTTGGGCTGGAAAGAATTGGCAAGAAAAGTCGATTCGATCACATCTAAACTTGAAAATAAGGAACAAACACTTATACTTTGTGATAATTATGGTGAAGCAGGGGCGATTAATTTTTATAGCCAAAGCAATTTGAAGGCCGTTTCCTTTAATGCAGATTACATTAATTGGTTTGATCTAAAGAAGAAATACATAAACCTTATCAGGATCAAAGAATTAGATGAAAGCGAAGATGAGCTCGAAGAGACATTACCCTATTTTGAATCCGGATTCCTGGTGGATTCCATTTCAAATAGATACGCAAGAGAATATCGGACCAATATCTATCTTTTTAAAAATGCTACAGTCGACATTGGAAAAAGGATAAAGAAAGAAATCGATGAATCAAGATTTTGA
- a CDS encoding D-threo-aldose 1-dehydrogenase, protein MNNFNIDKQHSLGLGGVAIGTAFENVTDKESHDILQKAWDLGIRYYDTSPWYGLTKSERRFGDFLGQQKKSDFLFSTKVGRLFEKVNEENVPPTMWQNPLNFDYKHDYTADAIKRSIDESLERTGLDHIDIVYVHDLSEDQVGDRYDYHMEIAKKGAFKVLSDYRKQGIIKAWGMGVNTIKPILDCMESADPDICLSATQYSILEHTEAVDKLLPKVKKNGVKLVSGAGYNSGFIAGRNRYNYKEQIPVGMEEKRDKISKIAKKHGTDIITAAMHFVLAADEFVSIIPGASKTSQVQSNVDSWKAEIPKAFWKELKAEGLIYEQAQVPE, encoded by the coding sequence ATGAATAATTTCAATATAGATAAACAACATTCCTTAGGATTAGGTGGCGTTGCCATCGGAACTGCCTTTGAAAATGTAACCGATAAGGAGTCCCATGATATTCTTCAAAAGGCTTGGGATTTAGGAATTAGATATTACGACACTTCTCCGTGGTATGGACTCACCAAAAGTGAAAGACGGTTTGGGGATTTCCTTGGTCAACAGAAAAAATCGGATTTCTTATTTTCAACTAAAGTCGGTAGACTTTTTGAAAAAGTAAATGAAGAAAACGTCCCGCCTACTATGTGGCAGAATCCACTAAACTTTGACTATAAACACGATTATACCGCAGATGCGATTAAGCGATCTATAGATGAAAGTCTTGAGCGAACTGGCCTTGATCACATTGACATTGTATATGTTCACGATTTGTCGGAAGACCAGGTTGGTGACAGATACGATTATCATATGGAAATCGCCAAAAAAGGTGCTTTTAAAGTTCTTTCCGATTATCGAAAGCAAGGAATCATTAAGGCTTGGGGAATGGGCGTAAACACCATTAAACCAATTTTGGATTGTATGGAGTCTGCTGATCCAGACATCTGTCTATCTGCGACCCAGTATTCAATATTAGAACATACCGAAGCGGTAGATAAATTGTTGCCAAAAGTCAAGAAAAATGGGGTCAAACTCGTTTCGGGAGCAGGTTATAATTCGGGATTTATTGCAGGGAGAAATCGTTATAATTACAAAGAACAGATTCCGGTTGGGATGGAAGAGAAACGAGATAAGATTTCGAAGATTGCCAAAAAACACGGTACCGATATCATTACGGCGGCAATGCATTTTGTTTTGGCGGCAGATGAATTTGTATCAATTATTCCAGGAGCCAGTAAGACATCTCAGGTACAAAGTAATGTTGACTCTTGGAAAGCTGAAATTCCTAAAGCTTTTTGGAAAGAGTTAAAAGCGGAAGGACTTATTTATGAGCAAGCACAAGTTCCAGAATAG
- a CDS encoding glutathione synthase: MKIAFIINDHKTEKPNYTTPGLGFAAYKKGHDVYFIGVGELSYASKGHLSVRCKTVSGKNYNSQETYFKAVQKEEFSIITSQDLDVLFLRNNPSDEINERDWAQNAAFIFGEIAMRNGVIVLNHPNSLAGAVNKMYFQHFPEVLRPKTVISRDHDEIKAFFKEQKNKMILKPLQGSGGTNVFMMDKKNEHNLSQTIDAIARDGFVIAQEYLPEAKNGDTRLFLVNGEPLQVKGQYAMMQRVNAKGEIRSNIHAGGTPDMVKISDEILELADIVRPKLVQDGMFMVGIDIVGNKLMEINVFSPGGLNVMGQMYKVDFSTKVIEDIERKVRYKNMYSEYLQNERLATL; encoded by the coding sequence ATGAAAATAGCTTTTATAATAAACGACCACAAGACAGAAAAACCAAACTACACCACTCCAGGTTTAGGATTTGCAGCTTACAAGAAAGGGCATGATGTATATTTTATAGGCGTAGGAGAATTATCCTATGCTTCAAAAGGTCATCTTTCAGTTCGTTGTAAAACGGTGAGCGGTAAAAATTATAACAGTCAGGAAACGTATTTTAAAGCTGTTCAAAAGGAAGAATTCTCCATTATAACATCCCAGGATTTAGACGTTCTTTTTCTAAGGAATAATCCTTCAGATGAAATTAACGAGCGTGATTGGGCGCAAAATGCAGCGTTTATCTTTGGAGAAATCGCCATGCGCAATGGTGTAATTGTACTTAACCATCCTAATAGCTTAGCGGGTGCGGTCAATAAAATGTACTTTCAGCATTTTCCAGAAGTGCTTAGACCAAAAACCGTTATTTCTCGTGACCATGACGAGATAAAAGCATTCTTTAAAGAGCAGAAAAACAAAATGATTCTTAAACCTTTACAAGGTTCTGGAGGTACCAATGTTTTTATGATGGACAAAAAGAACGAACACAATTTATCACAAACTATAGACGCAATTGCTCGTGACGGATTCGTAATCGCTCAAGAATATCTCCCAGAAGCAAAGAACGGCGACACCAGACTTTTCTTAGTTAATGGTGAACCACTACAGGTAAAAGGTCAGTACGCCATGATGCAGCGGGTAAATGCCAAGGGAGAAATAAGAAGTAATATTCATGCTGGAGGAACGCCAGATATGGTTAAGATTTCAGATGAAATATTAGAACTAGCCGATATCGTTAGACCAAAACTGGTACAAGATGGTATGTTTATGGTCGGAATAGATATTGTTGGTAATAAACTAATGGAAATAAATGTCTTTAGCCCAGGTGGATTAAACGTAATGGGTCAGATGTACAAAGTGGATTTTTCTACCAAGGTAATCGAGGATATTGAGAGAAAGGTGAGATATAAAAATATGTATTCGGAATATCTACAGAACGAGAGATTGGCTACCCTATAA
- a CDS encoding catalase, which yields MSAKKSNKDNKSENKKIEQLENSKRDITGKTLTTNQGLKVNDTNNSLKAGERGATLLEDFLLREKITNFDHERIPERIVHARGSAAHGIFELYEAIPQYSKAGIFNDTSRKTPTFVRFSTVAGSKGSADLARDVRGFATKFYTEEGTWDLVGNNMPIFFIQDAMKFPDLIHSVKPEPNKEIPQAASAHDTFYDFVSLTTETLHNHIWVMSDRAIPRSFRMMEGFGIHTFRLINEAGDSHFVKFHWKPVLGVHSVTWDEAVKINGADSDFHRRDLWDAIDSGQFPEYEFGIQVVPQEDEHKYDFDLLDPTKLIPEEMVPVQIIGKMTLNRNPDNFFAETEQVAFLPGHIVPGIDFTNDPLLQGRLFSYRDTQLSRLGSPNFHQIPINRPITDVHNNQRDGHMQQAIYKGNTAYFPNTLSGGCPHLAKMAEGGFTSYEERIDARKIRTRSESFSDHFSQPALFYRSLSEWEKEHVAGAYSFELGKCEHEHIKSRMLWLIKQLDETLAKKVAENLGMSIPKDIDRPINQAIGADADVAKHQPPKAKNYLDKSPALSQANTKFDSIATRQIAFLAGEGFNHEDFSKMRKALEKENAVVKLVAPHGGMVKCGNGNDHKVDAAISTTESVLFDAVYIPGGKKSIDAISKVSKYMKFVNEAFKHCKAIAVDNEGEMFLDKTYVKEHKDDKAILVNKSPKQFIDAIAKHRNWDRMKVAEMVPA from the coding sequence ATGAGTGCGAAAAAATCCAACAAAGATAATAAGTCAGAGAACAAGAAAATTGAACAATTAGAGAATTCAAAGAGAGATATTACCGGTAAAACCTTGACTACAAATCAAGGTTTAAAAGTAAATGATACTAACAATTCTTTAAAAGCTGGTGAAAGAGGCGCAACACTTTTAGAAGATTTTCTACTGAGAGAAAAGATTACAAATTTTGACCACGAGCGTATCCCAGAAAGAATTGTTCATGCGCGTGGTAGTGCGGCTCACGGTATTTTTGAATTATACGAAGCTATTCCGCAATATTCCAAAGCGGGTATTTTTAATGATACTTCCCGTAAAACGCCAACGTTTGTTAGATTTTCTACCGTTGCAGGTTCTAAAGGTTCGGCAGATTTAGCGCGGGATGTACGAGGTTTTGCGACCAAATTTTATACTGAAGAAGGAACTTGGGACTTGGTGGGTAATAACATGCCGATATTCTTTATACAGGATGCGATGAAATTTCCTGATTTGATACATTCTGTAAAGCCAGAGCCAAATAAAGAAATCCCGCAAGCAGCCTCCGCACACGATACATTTTACGACTTTGTCTCTCTAACAACAGAAACACTTCATAATCATATTTGGGTAATGAGTGATCGAGCGATTCCCAGAAGTTTCAGGATGATGGAAGGTTTTGGAATCCATACGTTCAGATTGATCAATGAAGCAGGTGACTCACATTTTGTTAAATTTCATTGGAAACCCGTTTTGGGAGTTCATTCTGTAACTTGGGATGAAGCAGTGAAAATAAACGGAGCAGATTCTGATTTCCATAGAAGAGATCTTTGGGATGCGATTGATTCTGGACAATTTCCCGAATATGAATTCGGGATTCAGGTAGTTCCACAAGAAGACGAACATAAATACGATTTTGACCTTTTAGACCCTACCAAACTGATTCCAGAAGAAATGGTCCCGGTGCAAATTATAGGAAAGATGACCTTAAATAGAAATCCAGATAATTTCTTTGCAGAGACAGAGCAAGTAGCATTTTTACCAGGACATATCGTTCCGGGTATTGATTTTACCAACGATCCTTTATTACAAGGACGTTTATTCTCTTATAGGGATACTCAACTTTCAAGGTTAGGAAGTCCAAACTTTCATCAAATTCCTATTAACAGACCGATAACAGACGTTCATAATAATCAACGTGATGGGCATATGCAGCAAGCCATTTATAAAGGAAATACTGCATATTTTCCAAATACATTAAGCGGTGGTTGTCCTCATTTGGCCAAAATGGCTGAAGGAGGATTCACTTCATATGAAGAAAGAATAGACGCAAGAAAGATCAGGACCAGAAGCGAAAGTTTTTCTGATCACTTTTCACAACCTGCACTTTTCTATAGAAGTTTGTCTGAATGGGAAAAAGAACATGTGGCGGGCGCCTATTCCTTCGAATTGGGAAAATGTGAGCACGAACATATTAAAAGTAGAATGTTATGGTTGATTAAGCAATTAGACGAAACTTTAGCCAAAAAAGTGGCAGAAAATTTGGGGATGTCAATACCTAAAGATATCGATAGGCCAATCAATCAAGCAATTGGAGCAGATGCCGATGTTGCAAAACATCAACCACCAAAAGCAAAAAACTATCTAGATAAATCTCCTGCTTTAAGTCAGGCGAATACGAAATTCGATTCTATTGCCACAAGACAAATTGCGTTTCTGGCTGGTGAAGGATTTAATCATGAGGATTTTTCTAAAATGCGAAAAGCCTTAGAAAAAGAAAATGCGGTGGTTAAATTAGTTGCTCCTCACGGTGGAATGGTAAAATGTGGAAATGGTAATGACCATAAGGTCGATGCCGCTATTTCTACTACAGAAAGTGTGCTTTTTGATGCCGTTTATATTCCGGGAGGTAAGAAGTCTATCGATGCAATTTCTAAAGTTTCAAAATACATGAAGTTTGTCAATGAAGCTTTTAAACATTGTAAAGCTATCGCGGTAGATAACGAAGGTGAAATGTTTTTAGATAAAACCTATGTAAAAGAACATAAAGATGATAAGGCGATTTTGGTGAATAAATCCCCAAAGCAATTTATCGATGCAATTGCAAAACATCGTAATTGGGATAGAATGAAGGTAGCAGAAATGGTGCCTGCATAA
- a CDS encoding glutathione synthase codes for MNVCFIMYPWEKIDPENDTSLALIKECVKRDHGVAMCSPFNLTIRDSVTTAFCTVIGRMKKVPSSLRSFYKAAELREEMLPLAGFDAIFFRANPPLDPIMLNFLDSVKDDVFIINSLQGMREANNKLYTAAFGDAHSNIIPNTHVSKNKDYLIQQIKESKSDKMIIKPLNGFGGSGVILIEKSAMGNINSLLDFYVNSGEGGSNYVILQDYIEGAEKGDVRVLMLNGEPVGAMRRVPGKEDHRSNVSAGGSVEKHVLTKQEKALCKQIGPKLVKDGLYFVGIDVIGGKLVEVNVMSPGGITYMNKVYKGKNRIEEKVIDFLESKVVVKLQAFDRRTRLRKTVEDA; via the coding sequence ATGAACGTTTGTTTCATAATGTATCCATGGGAAAAAATTGACCCAGAAAACGATACAAGCCTTGCCCTTATTAAAGAATGTGTAAAACGTGACCATGGTGTTGCGATGTGTTCACCTTTTAACCTTACCATTAGAGATAGCGTTACCACTGCCTTTTGTACTGTCATTGGACGGATGAAAAAAGTCCCGTCCAGCCTTCGCTCTTTTTATAAGGCTGCAGAACTGCGTGAAGAAATGCTGCCACTAGCAGGTTTTGATGCTATTTTTTTTAGAGCGAATCCACCATTAGACCCAATTATGTTGAATTTTCTTGACTCGGTGAAGGATGATGTCTTCATCATTAATTCTTTACAAGGAATGCGCGAGGCCAATAATAAGCTATACACCGCAGCTTTTGGTGATGCCCACAGCAACATCATTCCCAATACCCATGTTTCTAAGAATAAAGATTATTTGATTCAACAAATAAAGGAATCCAAATCGGATAAAATGATTATTAAACCTCTCAACGGCTTTGGTGGTTCTGGGGTTATTTTAATTGAAAAGTCTGCAATGGGGAACATTAATTCCTTGCTAGATTTTTACGTGAATAGCGGTGAAGGCGGTTCAAATTACGTGATTCTTCAAGATTATATTGAAGGTGCCGAAAAAGGTGATGTTCGCGTCTTAATGTTGAATGGCGAACCTGTTGGAGCAATGAGAAGAGTTCCCGGAAAAGAAGATCACCGTTCTAATGTCAGCGCTGGAGGTAGTGTAGAAAAACATGTATTGACCAAACAAGAAAAAGCGCTTTGCAAACAAATCGGTCCTAAACTGGTAAAGGATGGACTTTACTTTGTTGGAATAGATGTGATTGGTGGTAAATTAGTTGAAGTGAACGTTATGTCTCCTGGAGGCATTACTTATATGAATAAAGTTTACAAAGGAAAAAATAGGATCGAAGAAAAGGTCATTGACTTTTTAGAAAGTAAAGTCGTGGTAAAACTACAGGCTTTTGACCGCAGAACAAGATTAAGAAAAACAGTTGAAGATGCTTAA
- a CDS encoding thiosulfate/3-mercaptopyruvate sulfurtransferase encodes MLKLPSSLVSADWLNGNKNDENLIILDASIKKVTGTGNKSPTNIGIPDSRFFDIENKFSDPNGQFPNTIPSEKQFQEEARKLGIDSKSAIVIYDDKGIYSSPRAWYMFKAFGHENVAVLDGGLPEWINSGLKVEERSEYTGTDGDFMAVYKPIMMEFIEDIEEDIKVDNSLILDARSAGRFNGTEAEPRAGLRSGTIPHSKSLPFTDLMEGYKMKSKSEIREIFESYDSTNRPKIFSCGSGITACVLALGADLIGEENYSVYDGSWTEWGSLKPE; translated from the coding sequence ATGCTTAAACTACCCTCATCATTGGTATCGGCCGATTGGCTAAACGGAAATAAGAATGACGAAAACCTTATCATTCTCGATGCAAGTATTAAAAAAGTAACTGGCACAGGCAATAAATCACCAACAAATATTGGAATTCCCGATTCTAGATTTTTTGATATTGAAAATAAATTTAGCGACCCAAATGGTCAATTTCCAAATACAATTCCGTCCGAGAAGCAGTTTCAAGAAGAAGCTCGTAAACTTGGGATTGATAGCAAGAGCGCAATCGTTATTTACGACGATAAAGGAATTTATTCTAGCCCGCGGGCTTGGTATATGTTTAAAGCCTTCGGTCACGAAAATGTAGCGGTTTTAGACGGAGGACTTCCAGAATGGATCAATAGCGGTTTAAAAGTTGAAGAAAGATCAGAATATACTGGTACAGACGGCGATTTTATGGCCGTTTACAAACCGATTATGATGGAATTTATCGAAGATATTGAAGAGGATATAAAAGTAGATAACTCGTTGATTTTAGATGCCCGTTCTGCTGGAAGGTTTAATGGAACCGAAGCAGAACCGAGAGCAGGATTAAGAAGTGGAACCATTCCACATTCGAAAAGTCTGCCTTTTACAGATTTAATGGAGGGCTACAAAATGAAATCCAAATCTGAAATACGCGAGATTTTTGAATCTTATGATTCTACCAACAGACCGAAGATTTTTTCTTGTGGTTCCGGAATAACTGCCTGCGTTTTGGCTTTAGGAGCTGACCTTATTGGGGAGGAAAATTACTCAGTTTACGATGGTTCTTGGACCGAGTGGGGGAGTTTAAAACCTGAATGA
- a CDS encoding Uncharacterized conserved protein YndB, AHSA1/START domain, translating into MNTNPIIVEKEFLANSKTLWEAITKPEQMKQWYFNIPKFKAEEGFRFQFVGGPSEDEQYIHQCEILIVQPERLLKHSWSYQGYSGESYLTFELIPNVRNTTLRLTHENLESFPDTNPAFARKNFVEGWDQIINHSLLEFIKRNK; encoded by the coding sequence ATGAATACTAATCCAATAATCGTGGAAAAAGAGTTTCTTGCAAATAGCAAAACGCTATGGGAAGCGATAACAAAACCGGAGCAAATGAAGCAATGGTACTTCAATATTCCAAAGTTTAAGGCAGAGGAAGGATTCAGATTTCAGTTTGTTGGTGGACCAAGTGAGGATGAACAATATATTCATCAATGTGAAATATTAATTGTTCAACCTGAAAGATTGCTTAAACATAGTTGGTCTTACCAAGGTTATAGCGGGGAATCTTATTTAACATTCGAACTTATTCCCAACGTTAGAAATACAACTTTAAGATTAACACACGAGAATTTGGAAAGCTTCCCTGATACTAATCCAGCTTTTGCGCGAAAGAATTTTGTTGAAGGCTGGGACCAAATTATAAATCACTCTCTTCTAGAATTTATAAAGAGAAACAAATAA
- a CDS encoding Na+/H+-dicarboxylate symporter yields the protein MKKLALHWKIIIGMVLGIIWALVSSSLGWSSFTINWIDPFGIIFIRLLKLIAVPLVLFSIISGVANIGDPKSLGRMGGRTLGFYLVTTILAVSLGLLIVNVIKPGKLIDEQSRIDNRISYEIWASDQGYLIKDGVNYLQDPAFMARAKEISDLSNAELTEASVADKIGVVEKAKDSTPLQALIDIVPDNFFYSLSNNGLMLQIIFFAIFFGICLLFIPNDKSQPVLTLVDGINEVFLKMVDLVMQAAPFFVFALLAGVVSKMAGDDIGKVIEIFKGLSWYSLTVTIGLLFMIFGVYPLILKLFVKRIPYVGFFKAMGPAQTLAFSTSSSAATLPVTMECVEQNLGIDKKISSFVLPIGATVNMDGTSMYQAIAVVFLAQLHMIDLTIGQQLTVVLTATLASIGSAAVPSAGLVMLIIVLDSVGLNPAWIAIIFPVDRILDMIRTVVNVTGDATVCSIVANSEDMLHYNPDENPSDTFDLDS from the coding sequence ATGAAAAAATTGGCGCTGCACTGGAAGATTATCATCGGAATGGTTTTAGGAATCATTTGGGCATTAGTTTCTAGTTCGTTAGGATGGAGTTCATTTACTATAAATTGGATCGACCCTTTTGGAATTATCTTCATCCGTCTCCTTAAACTCATTGCTGTTCCTTTAGTTTTATTTTCGATTATTAGTGGTGTTGCCAATATTGGTGATCCTAAGAGTCTAGGAAGAATGGGAGGTAGGACTTTAGGTTTTTATCTCGTAACTACTATACTGGCGGTTTCTCTAGGTTTGCTAATTGTTAATGTCATTAAGCCTGGGAAACTTATCGACGAGCAAAGCCGAATCGATAACCGAATCAGCTATGAAATTTGGGCATCTGATCAAGGTTACCTAATTAAAGATGGGGTTAATTATCTTCAGGACCCGGCATTTATGGCGCGGGCAAAAGAAATATCCGATCTGTCAAACGCCGAATTAACCGAGGCTTCAGTGGCCGATAAAATTGGAGTAGTTGAAAAAGCAAAAGATTCCACCCCATTGCAAGCTCTGATTGATATTGTTCCAGATAACTTCTTTTACTCGCTTTCAAATAATGGTTTAATGCTTCAAATTATATTCTTCGCGATATTTTTTGGCATTTGCTTGCTCTTCATTCCAAATGATAAATCCCAACCTGTGTTGACTTTAGTTGATGGTATCAATGAAGTATTCTTAAAGATGGTGGATTTGGTGATGCAGGCCGCACCTTTCTTTGTTTTTGCCTTATTGGCGGGCGTCGTGAGTAAAATGGCTGGTGACGATATCGGTAAAGTAATCGAGATTTTTAAAGGATTAAGTTGGTATTCCTTAACTGTAACTATCGGACTTTTATTTATGATTTTTGGGGTCTATCCACTAATACTAAAACTGTTTGTAAAAAGAATTCCATATGTTGGATTCTTCAAAGCAATGGGACCAGCACAGACCTTGGCTTTTTCTACCTCAAGTAGTGCTGCAACATTACCAGTTACCATGGAATGTGTAGAACAAAATCTAGGAATCGATAAAAAGATAAGCAGTTTTGTGCTCCCGATCGGTGCAACCGTAAACATGGATGGTACCAGTATGTATCAGGCGATTGCCGTGGTATTTTTGGCGCAATTACATATGATTGATCTTACAATTGGCCAGCAGTTAACTGTAGTTTTAACCGCAACGCTAGCGTCAATAGGTTCGGCTGCAGTACCAAGCGCTGGTTTAGTGATGCTGATCATCGTACTGGATTCGGTAGGATTAAATCCGGCTTGGATCGCGATTATCTTCCCTGTGGATAGAATTTTAGATATGATCAGAACTGTAGTTAACGTTACTGGAGATGCTACGGTTTGTTCTATCGTCGCAAATAGCGAGGACATGTTGCATTATAACCCCGATGAGAATCCTTCTGACACCTTTGATCTAGATTCTTAA
- a CDS encoding N-formylglutamate amidohydrolase: MEKLSIDKIIDKIKAEEKFHAVAEDYSFTLKIEEYVYYVCGAVHDGHNFRKELWENCLHSEYDRWFEEDPETQKMVKSMPIVISGSDSRFEYDLNRDPENAIYEDAWGKKLWKEKLSDEMTTKSMKKHSDFYNVVDALISKIEEKFGACIVYDMHSYNWKRWDREVPTWNLGTSNIDNERFGEMVESWRADLEKINFPGEIESNALVNDTFQGNGYFLKYITNNFKNTLVLATEIKKIYCDEYTGVIFPEVVAAVERDLKILLPAHAASFYKKFGPKVSEISN; the protein is encoded by the coding sequence ATGGAAAAACTTTCAATAGATAAGATAATAGATAAGATCAAGGCTGAAGAAAAGTTTCATGCAGTTGCAGAGGATTATTCATTCACCTTAAAAATTGAAGAATACGTTTATTACGTGTGTGGTGCTGTCCACGATGGACATAATTTCAGAAAAGAACTTTGGGAAAATTGTCTTCATTCGGAATATGACCGTTGGTTCGAGGAAGATCCAGAAACCCAGAAAATGGTTAAATCCATGCCGATAGTAATCTCTGGCTCCGATTCTAGGTTTGAGTATGACCTTAACCGTGATCCAGAAAATGCGATATATGAAGATGCCTGGGGTAAGAAATTATGGAAGGAGAAGCTTTCCGACGAGATGACCACCAAAAGCATGAAAAAGCATTCAGACTTTTATAACGTCGTCGATGCCTTAATAAGTAAGATTGAAGAAAAGTTTGGCGCCTGTATCGTATACGATATGCACAGTTATAACTGGAAACGCTGGGATAGGGAAGTGCCAACGTGGAATCTGGGGACATCAAATATCGATAATGAACGCTTCGGTGAAATGGTAGAAAGTTGGAGAGCCGATTTAGAAAAAATCAACTTTCCGGGAGAAATTGAATCAAATGCTTTGGTTAATGACACCTTCCAAGGGAACGGATATTTCTTAAAATACATTACAAACAATTTTAAAAATACCCTGGTGCTGGCCACGGAAATTAAAAAGATATATTGTGATGAATATACTGGGGTAATTTTCCCAGAAGTGGTTGCCGCAGTAGAGCGCGATTTAAAAATATTATTGCCAGCTCATGCCGCTTCGTTCTATAAAAAGTTCGGACCTAAGGTCAGTGAAATTTCAAATTAA